From one Humulus lupulus chromosome 8, drHumLupu1.1, whole genome shotgun sequence genomic stretch:
- the LOC133795657 gene encoding monocopper oxidase-like protein SKU5, with protein sequence MTFGGGGGVGDRRPLFFTTIFLLLLSFNGAEDLVYHWHVAMDNSINPIITVDQPVITINGMFPGPLINASTNDNIHVNVFNHMDEPLLMTWNGIQQRLNSWQDGVSGTNCGIQPGKNWTYIYQLKDQIGSFFYFPSTNFHKAGGGFGPIRVNNRPLISVPFPKPEADFDLLIGDWSRKSYKDFRSQLKTLEMAYLTSPPDRILMNGKGPYMDPLTKTHESFTVTKGKTYRFRISNVGLAWSFNFRIQNHTMKLVETEGSYTNQIMLDSLDVHVGQSYSVLVTADQESADFYIVAEPRLFYNGSEYSRYGVAILHYDNSTTPAKGPLPHGPYPFDIEFSIKQARSIRWNMTTGAARPNPQGSFNVTNVKISQTFTLRASKAEIGGVPRFTVNNVAYLTPKTPLKLADHFANTSGVFELDKFPTNSTNPVPVEGTFVASGNHREWIELVFENWSDEMDSWHLDGFSFYVVGFGIAEWSPEVRSTYNLYDPVVRSTVQLFPSSWTAVYVYLDNPGIWNLRSQKLKNWYLGAELYLRVYDADPNPAKERVSPDNLILCG encoded by the exons ATGACATTCGGCGGCGGCGGCGGCGTCGGAGATCGCCGTCCATTATTTTTCACTACAATATTTCTTCTGTTATTGAGCTTCAATGGGGCAGAAGATTTAGTTTATCATTGGCATGTTGCAATGGATAACTCTATCAACCCAATCATCACTGTCGACCAACCC GTTATTACTATTAATGGGATGTTTCCAGGGCCACTTATTAATGCCTCCACCAACGACAACATTCATGTCAACGTGTTCAATCATATGGACGAACCTCTACTAATGACATG GAATGGGATACAACAAAGGCTGAACTCTTGGCAAGATGGAGTTTCGGGTACAAATTGTGGCATTCAACCAGGAAAGAACTGGACCTATATATACCAATTGAAAGACCAAATAGGCAGCTTCTTTTACTTCCCTTCGACCAATTTCCACAAAGCTGGTGGTGGATTTGGGCCTATTCGAGTTAACAATCGCCCGCTTATTAGTGTTCCTTTTCCAAAACCAGAAGCCGATTTCGACCTTCTCATTGGGGATTGGTCTCGAAAAAGTTACAAG GATTTCAGGTCTCAGTTGAAGACATTGGAAATGGCATATTTGACTAGCCCACCTGATAGAATTTTGATGAATGGCAAAGGTCCATATATGGACCCACTTACTAAAACCCACGAGTCATTTACTGTGACTAAAG GGAAAACTTACAGATTCAGAATATCAAACGTGGGACTTGCATGGAGTTTCAACTTCAGGATCCAAAACCACACTATGAAGTTGGTTGAAACGGAGGGATCGTACACCAATCAGATAATGCTAGATTCGTTAGATGTCCACGTTGGACAGTCTTACTCTGTTCTCGTCACAGCTGATCAGGAATCTGCAGATTTCTACATCGTTGCAGAGCCTAGACTTTTCTACAACGGCTCAGAGTATAGCAGATATGGGGTAGCCATTCTACACTATGATAACTCCACCACACCAGCCAAGGGACCTCTTCCCCATGGCCCTTATCCCTTTGATATAGAATTTTCCATTAAGCAAGCCAGATCAATCAG GTGGAATATGACCACCGGAGCAGCCAGGCCAAATCCACAAGGAAGTTTTAACGTAACAAACGTGAAAATATCACAAACTTTCACACTTAGAGCCTCAAAAGCTGAAATCGGCGGTGTCCCTCGCTTCACAGTCAACAATGTGGCATACCTGACCCCGAAAACCCCATTGAAACTGGCTGATCACTTCGCCAACACATCTGGGGTGTTCGAGCTCGACAAGTTCCCCACCAACTCGACCAACCCTGTTCCGGTCGAGGGCACATTTGTGGCAAGTGGGAATCACAGAGAATGGATAGAACTAGTGTTTGAGAACTGGTCTGATGAAATGGACTCTTGGCATTTGGATGGCTTCAGCTTTTATGTTGTTGG TTTTGGGATTGCTGAGTGGTCACCTGAAGTAAGATCGACCTATAATCTGTATGACCCGGTTGTCCGGTCCACTGTGCAACTATTTCCTTCTAGTTGGACTGCAGTTTATGTGTACCTTGACAATCCAGGAATATGGAATTTGAGGTCACAGAAGTTGAAAAATTGGTACTTGGGAGCAGAGCTTTATTTGAGAGTTTATGATGCTGATCCCAACCCTGCCAAGGAAAGGGTATCCCCAGATAATCTTATACTATGTGGTTAG
- the LOC133793899 gene encoding uncharacterized protein LOC133793899 → MKGEFAPIYMVMGMVLAALTMATHTAKQQLLHSPSVNVSKKKRETVAEVEYPDAVISSADKFVNKSFLRKVAHIQDANPTLPDPIRPNPFTKSREAETLKTVGVNPSRQ, encoded by the exons ATGAAAGGTGAGTTTGCGCCAATCTATATGGTGATGGGAATGGTGTTGGCTGCGCTGACAATGGCGACACACACGGCAAAGCAGCAGCTGTTGCATTCACCCTCTGTCAACGTAagcaagaagaagagagagaCAGTGGCTGAGGTGGAATACCCTGATGCTGTTATTAGCTCAGCTGACAAGTTTGTCAACAAGTCCTTTCTCAGAAAAGTGGCTCACATCCAAGACGCCAATCCCACCCTCCCTGACCCTATTCGACCAAACCCATTTACTAA atctAGAGAGGCAGAGACCCTTAAAACAGTTGGTGTGAACCCAAGTCGCCAGTGA